Proteins encoded within one genomic window of Desulforegulaceae bacterium:
- the atpH gene encoding ATP synthase F1 subunit delta yields the protein MKNIVVARRYAKALILIGQSDAKIGDYAKEISSIAAVFESNKELSEFLLNPLYGRSDRRQVLLNVMEELSMSETMESFIMLLFDKARIGLVYEINENYQKLADEISNIGRAVITSASPLSEDIVDKLKSALSAKTGKQIEVELKNDPEIIGGIITVIGDLVYDGSIKTQLENMKESFKRGEVS from the coding sequence ATGAAAAATATTGTTGTTGCAAGACGTTATGCTAAAGCACTTATACTTATTGGTCAGTCAGATGCCAAAATTGGTGATTATGCAAAGGAGATTTCTTCAATTGCTGCAGTGTTTGAGTCTAACAAAGAGCTTTCTGAATTTCTTTTGAATCCTCTTTATGGGCGTTCGGACAGGAGACAGGTTCTGCTTAATGTCATGGAAGAACTGTCTATGTCAGAGACAATGGAATCCTTTATTATGCTTTTGTTTGACAAGGCAAGAATAGGGCTTGTTTACGAAATCAACGAAAATTACCAAAAGCTAGCAGATGAAATTAGCAATATCGGTAGAGCTGTAATTACATCTGCCTCACCTCTTTCTGAAGACATAGTTGATAAGTTAAAATCTGCTCTTTCTGCAAAAACAGGAAAGCAAATTGAGGTTGAACTTAAAAACGATCCGGAAATTATTGGTGGAATCATCACTGTTATCGGTGATCTTGTCTATGATGGAAGCATTAAAACACAATTAGAAAATATGAAAGAATCTTTTAAAAGGGGTGAAGTAAGCTGA
- the atpG gene encoding ATP synthase F1 subunit gamma, with product MATLKDLTHKITGVKKTKQITRAMNMVAASRLRGSQRKIDAFRPYAEKYAEVLASLAAKATNISSKLLEPRDEIKTVHIVVCTSDRGLCGAFNESLLDEIEELVNKNSDKNITITAFGKKGRDWSVKRDLRILKSHLDIVGTNFSFEIAERSGIDLINLFLSGEADEVYMIYSEFQSMSRQIPVVSKILPIERPQSIFEESVEEEGYLAEHICEPSPEAVLEEMLPRSVQIQIFRGLLETSASEHAARMIAMDNATRACNDMIKDLNKLYNKTRQAAVTADLMDIVGGAEALKG from the coding sequence ATGGCTACATTAAAGGATCTCACTCATAAAATCACCGGGGTTAAAAAAACCAAGCAGATAACCAGGGCTATGAATATGGTAGCTGCTTCAAGACTCAGGGGAAGCCAGAGAAAAATTGATGCGTTCAGGCCCTATGCTGAAAAATATGCTGAAGTTTTAGCAAGCCTGGCAGCAAAAGCTACCAATATTTCTTCAAAGCTACTTGAACCCCGTGATGAGATTAAAACTGTACACATAGTTGTGTGTACATCTGACAGGGGTCTTTGCGGTGCTTTTAATGAATCGTTGCTTGATGAAATAGAAGAGCTTGTAAATAAGAATTCTGATAAAAATATTACAATAACTGCTTTTGGAAAAAAAGGAAGGGACTGGTCTGTAAAAAGAGATTTGAGGATATTAAAATCTCACCTTGACATAGTAGGAACAAATTTTAGTTTTGAAATTGCAGAAAGATCTGGAATTGATTTGATCAATCTTTTTCTTTCGGGGGAAGCCGATGAAGTTTATATGATTTATTCCGAATTTCAGAGTATGAGTAGACAAATCCCTGTAGTTTCTAAAATCCTTCCTATAGAAAGGCCTCAGTCCATCTTTGAAGAATCTGTGGAAGAAGAGGGTTATCTTGCCGAGCATATTTGTGAACCCTCACCTGAGGCTGTGTTGGAGGAAATGCTGCCTAGAAGTGTTCAGATTCAGATATTCAGAGGGCTTCTTGAAACTTCGGCAAGTGAGCATGCCGCAAGAATGATTGCTATGGATAATGCAACAAGGGCGTGTAATGATATGATAAAAGATCTTAACAAGCTGTATAATAAAACAAGACAGGCAGCTGTTACAGCCGACCTCATGGATATTGTCGGCGGCGCAGAAGCACTGAAAGGCTAA
- a CDS encoding ATP synthase F0 subunit B yields MSVDISLNSSVIIQIVNFVVLIIVLNIVLYKPVRGILAKRKKVVDSLSDDAEKAVFNAKQGEIEFRENIKSARIEGARKKNEIIEKASEDESKVLSQLQKDSMAKFNEVKVKISNETEAARASLEKDIGEFASQIAKKVLGRVI; encoded by the coding sequence ATGTCTGTTGATATTAGCCTGAATAGTTCAGTTATTATTCAGATTGTCAATTTTGTGGTATTGATTATTGTGTTAAATATAGTTCTTTATAAGCCTGTAAGAGGTATTCTTGCTAAAAGAAAGAAGGTGGTTGACTCTCTTTCAGATGATGCAGAAAAAGCGGTGTTTAATGCAAAACAAGGCGAAATTGAATTTCGTGAAAATATTAAGTCAGCAAGAATTGAAGGTGCCAGGAAAAAAAATGAAATCATAGAAAAAGCCTCTGAAGATGAAAGTAAAGTTTTGTCTCAGCTTCAGAAAGATTCAATGGCAAAGTTTAATGAAGTCAAAGTGAAAATAAGTAATGAAACTGAAGCTGCTAGAGCTTCATTGGAAAAAGATATTGGTGAATTTGCCTCACAAATTGCAAAAAAAGTTTTGGGGAGGGTTATTTGA
- the rodA gene encoding rod shape-determining protein RodA has protein sequence MIDKRVFANFDWVLFVLILVLFFISLGEIYSATHKEGVVYGSDFVLKQGIWFFAGLLLFFVLGIVDYHFYERWSLFFYWAVNLCLIYVLYEGKLAGGSQRWISFGIINFQPSELSKISLVLVLARHFSKNIFMGGVGFKSLALPIMYTMIPFFLILKQPDLGTAGILVFIASLVILFVKVEKKTLLSLVGGMGFGGVVFYFFFLKEYQKERIISFLNPGQDPLGAGYHIIQSKIAIGSGMFYGKGYCHGTQNALSFLPEQHTDFIFSVFAEEWGFLGSIIFLSLYFFILVWGLKIAGSCRNKFGIIVSVGVVSMVFWQLFINLGMVMGIFPVVGMPLPLISYGGTSVITIMSAMGILMSVSMRNFMPR, from the coding sequence ATGATTGATAAAAGGGTGTTTGCTAATTTTGACTGGGTTTTGTTTGTGCTGATCCTGGTTCTTTTCTTTATAAGTCTTGGTGAAATATACAGTGCTACCCACAAAGAAGGCGTTGTTTATGGCTCGGATTTTGTTTTAAAACAGGGCATATGGTTTTTTGCAGGGCTTTTATTGTTTTTTGTTTTGGGAATTGTTGATTACCATTTTTATGAAAGATGGAGTCTTTTTTTTTATTGGGCAGTTAATCTTTGCCTTATTTATGTTCTTTATGAAGGTAAATTGGCTGGTGGTTCTCAAAGATGGATTTCTTTTGGAATTATAAATTTTCAGCCTTCTGAACTTTCAAAAATTTCCCTTGTGCTTGTACTTGCAAGACATTTTTCTAAAAATATTTTTATGGGAGGGGTGGGATTTAAATCTCTGGCGTTGCCCATCATGTATACAATGATCCCCTTTTTTTTAATTTTGAAGCAGCCAGATCTTGGCACTGCTGGGATTCTTGTTTTTATTGCCTCTTTGGTGATTTTGTTTGTTAAGGTTGAGAAAAAAACTCTTTTATCTTTGGTTGGTGGAATGGGTTTTGGTGGTGTTGTTTTTTATTTTTTTTTTCTTAAGGAGTATCAAAAGGAAAGGATAATTAGTTTTTTAAATCCAGGCCAAGATCCTCTTGGTGCAGGTTACCATATAATTCAATCAAAAATTGCAATCGGTTCAGGGATGTTTTATGGGAAAGGTTATTGCCACGGAACTCAGAATGCATTGTCTTTTCTTCCAGAACAGCACACAGATTTTATTTTTTCAGTGTTTGCCGAGGAATGGGGGTTTCTTGGGAGTATAATTTTTCTATCCCTTTATTTTTTTATTCTTGTATGGGGGCTTAAAATAGCGGGAAGCTGTCGCAATAAGTTTGGTATTATTGTTTCAGTTGGTGTTGTATCTATGGTTTTTTGGCAGCTCTTTATAAACCTTGGGATGGTTATGGGTATTTTCCCTGTTGTGGGTATGCCTCTTCCTCTTATAAGTTATGGAGGAACATCTGTTATAACAATTATGTCTGCAATGGGAATTCTTATGAGTGTAAGCATGAGAAATTTTATGCCAAGATAA
- the mreC gene encoding rod shape-determining protein MreC, whose amino-acid sequence MFSRKKIIKPLIVIFLFINISALIAAGRGGGKIQGLGAFGLDLFGPIEKFIVTGSRNLNKIWDNYFALVHVRGKNSQLEKELKYFQARETKHSELMLENERLRELLKFGKKLKSEYIAAEVVGRDSGKWFDTIILNRGRKSGVLVSCPVIVPEGIVGQVVSVSKNYSKVLLVTDRMSGVDCLVQSSRGRGVVSGTGENICLFKYFLRKFEVKPGDHLITSGMDKIFPKGLRVGEVINVKRRDSGIFQDVEVRPFVDFERLEEVLILFNPSPERKDG is encoded by the coding sequence ATGTTTTCAAGAAAAAAAATTATTAAGCCCCTGATTGTTATATTTTTGTTTATAAACATTTCAGCCTTGATTGCTGCCGGTCGTGGAGGAGGTAAAATCCAGGGACTTGGTGCTTTCGGCCTTGATTTGTTTGGTCCGATTGAAAAATTTATAGTAACAGGGAGCAGAAATCTGAATAAAATTTGGGATAATTACTTTGCTCTTGTGCATGTCAGAGGTAAAAACAGCCAGCTTGAAAAAGAACTTAAGTATTTTCAAGCTCGAGAAACTAAACATTCAGAGCTTATGCTTGAAAATGAAAGACTTAGAGAACTCCTTAAATTTGGTAAAAAACTTAAATCTGAATATATAGCAGCTGAAGTTGTGGGAAGGGATTCTGGAAAATGGTTTGATACAATTATTTTGAACAGGGGCAGGAAGTCCGGTGTTTTAGTCAGCTGTCCTGTTATAGTTCCAGAAGGAATAGTAGGGCAGGTTGTCAGTGTTTCTAAAAATTACTCGAAAGTACTTCTTGTTACTGACAGAATGAGTGGGGTGGATTGCCTGGTTCAAAGCTCCAGAGGCAGAGGGGTTGTTTCTGGAACTGGTGAAAACATTTGTTTGTTCAAATATTTTCTGAGAAAATTTGAAGTCAAGCCAGGGGATCATCTGATTACCTCAGGGATGGATAAAATTTTTCCAAAAGGACTGAGGGTCGGGGAAGTAATCAATGTAAAACGCAGGGATTCTGGAATTTTTCAAGATGTGGAAGTAAGGCCTTTTGTAGATTTTGAAAGGCTGGAGGAAGTTCTTATTCTTTTTAATCCCTCGCCTGAAAGAAAAGATGGCTGA
- the atpA gene encoding F0F1 ATP synthase subunit alpha codes for MEIKAEEISQIIKDQIKGFDKSVDLAETGVVLSVGDGIARVYGLENVMALELVEFPGNLIGLVLNLEEDHVGIALMGEDTLIREGDIARRTGRIAQVPVGPELLGRVVDTLGNPIDGKGPLEAKQFNNLEKMAPGIIDRKSVHEPMYTGLKAIDAMIPVGRGQRELIIGDRQIGKTAIGVDAILNQKNSGIKCVYVACGQKKSTVAQVVSVLEEHGAMEYTTVVAACASDPAPLQYLAPYAGCAMAEYFMEKGEHSLVVYDDLSKQAAAYRQVSLLLRRPPGREAFPGDVFYNHSRLLERSAKLSDELGAGSMTALPVVETLEGDVSAFIPTNVISITDGQIYLEPGLFFSGVRPAVNVGISVSRVGGSAQEKAMKKVAGTLRLDLAQYRELESFAAFGSDLDAATQRQLKRGERLVEILKQPQYQPLPFEKQVAVIYAGTNGFLDKYERILVAKYEAGLYPFIEDRFPEIFENINTERQLSEKTESLLKEALTAYAEEFEDTIK; via the coding sequence ATGGAAATCAAAGCAGAAGAAATAAGCCAAATTATCAAAGATCAGATTAAGGGTTTTGACAAGTCGGTGGATCTTGCGGAGACCGGTGTCGTATTGTCTGTAGGTGATGGAATTGCCAGAGTTTACGGACTTGAAAATGTAATGGCTCTTGAACTTGTTGAATTCCCCGGAAACCTTATAGGACTTGTTTTAAACCTTGAAGAGGACCATGTTGGTATTGCCCTTATGGGTGAAGATACTCTTATCAGGGAAGGTGATATTGCTAGAAGAACCGGAAGGATTGCTCAGGTTCCTGTAGGTCCGGAACTTCTTGGAAGAGTGGTTGATACCCTTGGAAATCCAATTGATGGAAAAGGGCCTCTTGAAGCCAAGCAGTTTAACAACCTTGAAAAAATGGCTCCCGGTATTATTGACAGAAAAAGTGTTCATGAGCCAATGTACACAGGTCTCAAGGCGATTGACGCAATGATTCCTGTAGGCAGAGGGCAAAGGGAACTTATCATCGGAGATCGTCAGATTGGTAAAACAGCAATAGGTGTTGATGCTATTCTTAATCAGAAAAACAGCGGAATTAAGTGCGTATATGTAGCTTGCGGACAGAAAAAATCAACTGTTGCCCAGGTTGTTTCAGTTCTTGAAGAGCATGGAGCTATGGAATACACTACTGTTGTTGCTGCATGTGCAAGTGACCCGGCACCTCTTCAGTATCTAGCACCATATGCAGGATGTGCCATGGCGGAATATTTTATGGAAAAGGGAGAGCACTCTCTTGTAGTTTACGATGACCTTTCTAAACAGGCTGCAGCATACAGGCAGGTTTCTCTTCTTCTTAGAAGACCTCCTGGTCGTGAAGCTTTTCCCGGAGACGTATTTTACAACCACTCAAGACTTCTTGAGCGTTCAGCTAAATTGAGCGATGAGCTTGGTGCAGGTTCAATGACAGCACTTCCGGTTGTTGAAACTCTTGAAGGTGATGTTTCAGCATTTATTCCTACAAACGTTATTTCTATTACAGATGGTCAGATTTATCTTGAGCCCGGTCTTTTCTTTTCAGGAGTAAGACCTGCTGTTAACGTTGGTATTTCGGTTTCAAGGGTTGGTGGTTCCGCCCAGGAAAAAGCAATGAAAAAAGTTGCAGGTACTCTTCGTCTTGACCTTGCTCAATATAGAGAGCTTGAGTCTTTTGCAGCTTTTGGAAGTGATCTTGACGCTGCAACACAAAGACAGCTTAAAAGAGGTGAAAGACTGGTTGAAATTCTTAAGCAGCCTCAATACCAACCGCTTCCTTTTGAAAAACAGGTTGCAGTGATTTATGCGGGTACCAATGGTTTTCTTGATAAATATGAAAGAATCCTGGTTGCAAAATATGAAGCAGGACTTTATCCGTTTATTGAAGACAGATTTCCTGAAATATTTGAAAATATAAATACTGAAAGACAGCTTTCTGAAAAAACAGAAAGTCTGCTTAAGGAAGCTCTGACTGCGTATGCAGAGGAGTTTGAAGACACAATAAAATAA
- the atpC gene encoding ATP synthase F1 subunit epsilon, with product MAGKISLEIVTPERIVISVDEAEMIVSPGELGDFGVLKGHTPFLTSLRTGSLRYLTSGGQEKVVFIKGGFAEALPNKVTILADAAETREEIDLKRAEEAKKRAEKRLDDYVSKQEEIDLERARAAYQRAEARLKIVIREMIK from the coding sequence ATGGCTGGAAAAATCAGTCTCGAAATTGTCACCCCTGAGAGAATAGTTATATCTGTGGACGAGGCAGAAATGATTGTTTCTCCCGGTGAACTTGGGGATTTTGGTGTACTTAAAGGGCATACTCCTTTTCTTACATCTCTTAGAACAGGCAGTTTAAGGTATTTAACTAGTGGTGGTCAGGAAAAAGTTGTTTTTATAAAAGGCGGATTTGCAGAAGCTCTTCCAAATAAGGTTACAATTCTTGCTGATGCAGCAGAAACTAGAGAAGAAATTGATCTTAAAAGGGCTGAAGAAGCCAAGAAACGTGCTGAAAAAAGGCTTGACGATTACGTTTCTAAACAAGAAGAGATAGATTTAGAAAGAGCTAGAGCTGCCTATCAAAGGGCAGAAGCAAGATTAAAAATTGTTATTCGAGAAATGATAAAATAA
- a CDS encoding rod shape-determining protein, with translation MNFFVDSLLGAFSSDLAIDLGTANTLVYVKGKGIVLSEPSVVAVRTDNRAKNKVLAVGLEAKNMLGRTPGNITAIRPMKDGVIADFEVTEAMLRHFIQNVHNRRNFLRPRVIVAVPSGITQVEKRAVKESAEQAGAREVFLIEEPMAAAIGAGLPITEPTCNMVVDIGGGTTEVAVISLAGIVYSRSLRVAGDKMDASIMQYIKRKYNLLIGERTAEIIKTTIGNAYPDPENLETIEVKGRDLVSGIPKILAIDSEEIRVSILEEIEAIVETVKIALEQTPPELAADIVDRGIVLTGGGALLKNLDRLLMEKSGLPIKVADDPLSTIAQGAGESLENIEILREVMVF, from the coding sequence GATCTTGCCATAGATTTGGGAACAGCAAATACCCTTGTTTATGTAAAAGGCAAGGGTATTGTTTTAAGCGAACCTTCAGTTGTTGCAGTGAGAACTGATAACAGGGCAAAGAATAAAGTACTTGCCGTTGGGCTTGAGGCCAAAAATATGCTTGGCAGAACTCCTGGAAATATAACAGCAATAAGACCGATGAAAGATGGTGTAATTGCTGATTTTGAAGTTACAGAAGCAATGTTGAGGCATTTTATCCAGAATGTTCATAATAGGCGTAATTTTTTAAGGCCTCGGGTAATTGTAGCTGTTCCTTCGGGCATAACTCAAGTTGAAAAAAGGGCGGTAAAAGAATCTGCTGAGCAAGCTGGAGCAAGGGAGGTTTTTTTAATTGAAGAGCCCATGGCTGCCGCAATTGGAGCGGGCCTTCCTATTACAGAGCCTACTTGTAATATGGTTGTTGACATTGGAGGAGGAACAACAGAGGTTGCTGTTATTTCTCTTGCTGGTATTGTCTACAGTCGTTCATTGAGGGTTGCTGGAGATAAGATGGATGCTTCAATCATGCAGTATATCAAAAGAAAATATAATCTTCTCATAGGAGAAAGAACAGCTGAGATAATAAAAACTACCATAGGTAATGCTTATCCAGATCCTGAAAATCTTGAAACCATAGAGGTTAAGGGAAGAGATCTTGTTTCAGGTATTCCCAAAATTCTTGCAATTGATTCAGAAGAGATAAGAGTTTCAATTCTTGAGGAAATAGAGGCAATAGTAGAAACCGTTAAGATTGCCCTTGAGCAGACCCCTCCTGAACTTGCTGCTGATATTGTTGACAGGGGCATTGTTCTTACAGGCGGGGGAGCTCTTCTTAAAAATCTTGACAGGCTTTTAATGGAAAAAAGCGGTCTTCCTATCAAGGTTGCAGATGACCCTCTTTCAACCATTGCACAAGGAGCGGGCGAATCCCTTGAAAATATAGAAATTTTAAGGGAGGTTATGGTTTTTTGA
- the mrdA gene encoding penicillin-binding protein 2, which translates to MVVRIDGNPEPEWFRARLNFFLIWISVAFFILGIRLFWLQVIKGETYRKLSLNNSVRIQRLIPARGLIFDRNGKLIVDNRPSFNVRVVPKDVGSIDELLITLGKIIEINPGIGKELKKALIYSPFKSVTLANDVDRDIVAKIEINQFFLPGVYISVEPKRDYLYPGTASHLIGYLGETDTDFLKKKSDIPLRIGDYVGKSGVEKKFEDYLRGVYGGAQVEVNARGKIMKVLNELPAVPGNNLHLTIDLELQKYAVELLGEEAGAVVAMDPYSGEILCMVSTPSFNENLFVTGMSEAQWKELVNNPLRPLENKAIQGKYPPGSIFKMIPAAAGLVEGIIGPEEKHFCSGRYFYGDRFFRCWNSYGHGNIDVKQALIESCDVYFYKLGVKLGVDKLAEYSKLFGLGSKTGIEIENEEAGLVPDSKWKMQRLGKSWQGGETLSVIIGQGYSLVTPLQMAVMTSVFANGGSLVKPFLVKKIVDSKGFVVKETAGSKKQELGIQKEYLKLIDEGLDLVVNSSPGTGYSVRSDKIRIAGKTGTAQVVSSEKYKMNKGKKKNWLPHAWFIAFAPVENPKIAVAVLVEHGEHGSRTAAPIAKKIIEKHFFDEEQEAND; encoded by the coding sequence GTGGTTGTTCGTATTGATGGAAATCCCGAGCCTGAATGGTTTAGAGCCAGACTCAATTTTTTTTTAATATGGATAAGTGTGGCTTTTTTTATTCTGGGAATTAGGCTTTTTTGGCTTCAAGTTATCAAAGGTGAAACTTATAGAAAACTTTCATTAAACAATAGTGTTCGAATCCAAAGGCTTATTCCGGCAAGGGGGCTTATTTTTGACAGGAATGGAAAGCTTATTGTGGACAATAGACCTTCCTTCAATGTTAGAGTTGTTCCTAAGGATGTAGGTTCAATTGATGAACTTTTAATAACTCTTGGTAAAATAATAGAAATAAACCCTGGAATAGGAAAGGAACTTAAAAAAGCCCTTATATATAGTCCTTTCAAGTCTGTTACTCTCGCAAATGATGTTGACAGGGACATTGTTGCTAAAATAGAAATCAATCAGTTTTTTTTGCCAGGTGTATATATTAGTGTTGAGCCGAAAAGAGATTATCTTTATCCTGGAACAGCCTCACATCTTATAGGATATCTTGGAGAGACGGACACGGATTTTCTTAAGAAAAAAAGTGATATTCCCCTAAGAATTGGTGATTATGTAGGGAAGTCAGGAGTTGAGAAAAAGTTTGAAGACTACCTGAGAGGTGTGTACGGTGGAGCTCAGGTTGAAGTAAACGCAAGAGGAAAGATCATGAAGGTTCTCAATGAATTGCCTGCTGTTCCGGGTAACAACCTTCACCTTACAATAGATCTTGAGCTTCAGAAATATGCGGTTGAACTTCTTGGGGAAGAGGCAGGAGCTGTTGTGGCCATGGATCCTTACTCAGGTGAAATTTTGTGTATGGTAAGCACCCCTTCTTTTAATGAAAACCTTTTTGTTACAGGTATGAGTGAAGCCCAATGGAAGGAGCTTGTAAATAATCCTCTAAGACCTCTTGAAAACAAGGCTATTCAAGGTAAATATCCTCCCGGTTCAATTTTTAAAATGATTCCGGCAGCAGCTGGCCTTGTTGAAGGAATTATAGGACCTGAAGAAAAACACTTTTGCTCAGGCAGATATTTTTACGGAGACAGGTTTTTTAGGTGCTGGAACAGCTATGGGCATGGAAACATAGATGTTAAGCAGGCTCTTATTGAGTCTTGCGATGTTTATTTTTATAAGCTTGGTGTGAAGCTTGGTGTTGATAAGCTTGCTGAATATTCCAAACTTTTTGGTCTTGGCAGCAAAACAGGAATAGAAATTGAAAATGAAGAAGCAGGGCTTGTTCCAGACTCAAAGTGGAAGATGCAAAGATTAGGAAAGAGCTGGCAGGGCGGAGAAACTCTTTCAGTAATTATAGGTCAGGGATATAGTCTTGTAACTCCTCTCCAAATGGCTGTAATGACATCTGTGTTTGCAAATGGGGGGAGTCTTGTAAAGCCTTTTCTTGTAAAAAAAATAGTTGATTCTAAGGGCTTTGTGGTAAAAGAAACAGCTGGAAGTAAAAAACAAGAACTTGGCATTCAGAAAGAATATCTTAAACTTATAGATGAAGGGCTTGATCTTGTGGTAAATTCTAGTCCAGGAACAGGCTATTCTGTCAGATCCGACAAAATAAGGATAGCTGGTAAAACAGGAACTGCTCAGGTTGTCAGCAGTGAAAAATATAAAATGAATAAGGGGAAGAAAAAAAATTGGCTGCCCCATGCCTGGTTTATAGCTTTTGCTCCTGTGGAAAATCCTAAGATTGCTGTTGCTGTCTTGGTGGAACATGGAGAACATGGTTCAAGAACTGCAGCTCCCATTGCAAAAAAAATAATTGAAAAACATTTTTTTGATGAAGAGCAAGAAGCAAATGATTGA
- the atpD gene encoding F0F1 ATP synthase subunit beta encodes MAENIGRVRRVAGPVVDVEFEPGKLPSILTALIITNPAIDDKEDNLVCEVAQHLGDNLVRTISMGTTDGLVRGMAVKDSGAPISIPVGEAVLGRVLNVTGDPVDGMGEISREKQMSIHRPAPDLVDLDTSVKVLETGIKVIDLLVPFPRGGKMGLFGGAGVGKTVIMMEMINNIAMHHGGVSVFGGVGERTREGNDLYEEMKESGVLSKASLVYGQMTEPPGARMRVALSALTSAEYFRDEEGQDVLLFIDNIFRFSQAGSEVSALLGRMPSAVGYQPTLAEDMGDLQERITSTNKGSITSVQCVYVPADDLTDPAPATTFAHLDGTVVLSRSISELGIYPAVDPLDSTSRILDANVVGEEHYNVARTVQVVLQKYKDLQDIIAILGVDELSDEDRIVVSRARKIQRFLSQPFHVAEQFTGMKGCYVKIEDTIKSFKGICEGKYDNLPEQAFYMVGTIDEAVAKAEKMEAED; translated from the coding sequence ATGGCAGAAAATATAGGTAGAGTTAGGCGGGTTGCAGGACCTGTTGTTGATGTGGAGTTTGAACCCGGAAAACTACCCTCGATTCTCACTGCATTGATAATAACAAACCCTGCTATTGATGATAAAGAAGATAACCTTGTATGTGAGGTAGCTCAGCATCTTGGAGATAATCTTGTAAGAACAATTTCAATGGGTACAACCGACGGCCTTGTTAGAGGGATGGCGGTTAAGGACTCAGGAGCTCCTATCTCCATACCTGTTGGTGAAGCAGTCTTAGGTAGAGTACTTAACGTTACAGGTGATCCTGTTGACGGGATGGGTGAAATTTCAAGAGAAAAGCAGATGTCTATTCACAGGCCTGCTCCAGATCTTGTGGACTTAGACACTTCTGTTAAGGTTTTGGAAACAGGTATCAAAGTTATAGACCTTCTTGTCCCCTTCCCAAGGGGAGGTAAAATGGGCCTTTTTGGTGGTGCCGGCGTTGGAAAAACTGTTATTATGATGGAAATGATTAACAATATAGCCATGCACCATGGCGGTGTTTCTGTTTTCGGCGGTGTTGGTGAGCGTACAAGAGAGGGTAATGACCTCTATGAAGAAATGAAAGAGTCAGGGGTACTTTCAAAAGCATCCCTTGTTTATGGTCAGATGACAGAACCTCCTGGAGCACGCATGAGAGTTGCTCTTTCAGCCCTTACTTCAGCTGAATATTTCAGGGATGAAGAAGGTCAGGATGTTCTTCTTTTTATTGATAATATTTTCCGTTTTTCACAAGCAGGCTCAGAGGTTTCAGCTCTTCTTGGTCGCATGCCTTCTGCTGTTGGCTATCAGCCTACGCTTGCTGAGGATATGGGGGATCTCCAGGAAAGAATCACTTCAACAAATAAAGGTTCAATTACTTCAGTTCAGTGTGTTTATGTTCCTGCAGATGACCTTACAGACCCTGCACCAGCAACAACTTTTGCCCATCTTGACGGTACTGTTGTTCTTTCCCGTTCTATTTCTGAACTTGGTATTTATCCAGCGGTTGACCCTCTTGATTCAACTTCAAGAATTCTTGATGCAAATGTTGTTGGAGAAGAACATTATAATGTCGCAAGAACTGTTCAGGTTGTACTCCAAAAATACAAAGATCTTCAGGATATCATTGCAATTCTAGGTGTTGATGAACTTTCAGATGAAGACAGGATTGTTGTTTCCAGGGCAAGAAAAATTCAGAGATTTTTGTCTCAGCCTTTCCATGTTGCAGAGCAATTCACTGGTATGAAAGGGTGCTATGTTAAGATTGAAGATACAATAAAGTCATTCAAGGGCATTTGCGAGGGTAAATACGATAATCTTCCTGAACAGGCTTTTTATATGGTTGGTACTATTGATGAAGCAGTTGCCAAAGCTGAAAAGATGGAAGCTGAAGATTAA